The region GTCGTTGTATTGCTCATTTTTACGGCATTGTGCACTCTTTTTTTTTATTTGTAATACTTTTATTTATGAAACAATTGTTGATAAATGTTGTAAATTAATTTTAATTATTTAATTTTGTTTCTATAGAGTCACTATTTAAGTTTAAAACTATGAATACTAAAGTTGTTTTTTTAAGTGTTTTTTTATTCACTGCCGGTGTTGTTTTTTCTCAAAATAAAAACGCACCAAGAAGTATTATCAGTTCAAGTGCATCAATTAAGAAGTACCATGGTTTGGACGAGTTAAGAGGCATGCAAAAAGGTGAGCTTTTAGAGCTGTATGTAGAACGCATACAGGTTCTTGTAAAAACCCTTCCATATATTGCCTTAGCTACAAAACCAGGTGTAACAATTGCTGATTTAGGAATTCCTACTAATAATGAAAATAGAAAAGCGATGGAATCTCAGGCAGAAGGGACAAGTGCTTTTCTTGATTTAACGGTGGATTTTCAGAGAAGAATGTTGCCATATTCAGATAAAGAAAATTTAATATCAGCTATTTTATTTTACGAGAATACGATGAAATCATTACATGAATTCAATGACTTGTAGTTAATAGCTTTCTATTCAATAAAATTAACAACTTACCTTTTATCTTATGAAAAATATAACTCAAATTATTAGCATCTTTCTTTTGGTAGTTTGTAGTGTAAATGCACAGCAAGAAAAAGGAATAATAGGATCAAACAATTGGTTAAACAATTGGACAGAATTCAAGCCAAATAAACTGGATTATGGCGAAGCCAATCGAATTTTGGCTGGAAATATTTCTGTAAATACAAGATTAGAAAAGAAGAATATTTATTTATTACAGGGAAGTGTTTATGTTACTAATAATGCAACGCTTACCATCGATCCTGGTACGGTAATCATATGTGACTCAGAATCTAAAGCATCTCTTATTATTACAAAAGGTGCTACAATAATTGCCGAAGGATTAGAAACCGATCCAATTGTTTTTACATCAAACAAAGGCCTTAAAAAAGCGGGAGATTGGGGAGGTATAGTCGTATTAGGAGATGCACCAATTAATAAATTTGGAGGCGTTTCATCTGTAAATTTTGATTTAAATTTGGCTTTAACTGCTTATGGCGGAGCAAATGCCAGCAGTAATTCCGGTATTTTAAAATTTGTAAGGATAGAGTTTGCAGGGGCAAAATTGAAAGGGACTGAGAATTTTAATTCTTTACTTTTAGCTGGTGTAGGTAATAAAACCATTGTAGAAAATGTAATGGTGAGTTATTCCGGAGGTGATTCTTTTGAAATATTGGGAGGTGAGCTTAAGTTGAATAAGATGGTCTCATTTAAATCAAGTAGTGATGATTATAAATTTAATTACGGGACACAATGCCATATTGAGAATTCATTAGCGGTTCGTTCTTCATTTTTGTCAAGTAAGTATGGCTCAAGATGCTTGGATGTTGCTTCTTACGTTACTAAGGAGGAAGTCGATTTTACAAGAAAACAAACACTAGTAGTAGCTACTAACTTAACCTTGGTTAATAATAGCGAAAACATAAGCGTTGATATTGAGTCAGGTTTAGTAAAAGAAGCGATTTATGTAGGAGAAAATTCAGCTTTAGAATGTAGAAGAACAGTGATTTCAGGATTTAATCCAGCAGTTTTATTAGATAGTAAAATAGAAATTAACGATAAAAACCTTAATAAAATTAAGTTTGAACAAATGTATTTCAATTTCTGTAAAGGAAATATATTTACTGAATTTAATTCTAATAATGAAGATTTAGAAAGCTGGTACGGGAATAGTATTTTTTCTAATGTGTATTCAAAAAGTGACAATAAGGAAACCTTTATTGACTTTTTGAATGATAAAAGACCTGATTTTAGATTAAAAATCGGAAAGATTGTGGCTTCAAATGTCGATAATAAATAGTTTTAGCTAAATTTTAGGTTTTTTAAAAGCCTATTAGGTGTAAAATATAATAAATCACTCCTAAGTTATATTTGTTAATTATGCTAAATAAAGATCAGTTCTGCGATGCCTACTATAGAAAAAAAATGTTTTTTTTATTTTTTATTTTTTGTATTATCCTTAGCAAATGAGGGTTATGCTCAAATAACGATTGGTAAATCTACGCTTAGTTTTACTCAGATTTGTGCTGACGCTGATTATAATACTCAAGTGCCTATTTTGTCTACGGTAACTTTTAGTTTTAGTCCACAATCGGCTTTAAGTTCAACCAATCAATTTATAGTAGAATTATCGAACGCAACGGGAAGTTTTTCTAACCCTACAACTTTGGTTAGTTCTGATGTTGGAGCTATTACCAAATCACCCGCTACTTTAGGATTTCGGATTCCCACTAACATAGCAGGAGAAGGGTATATGATAAGAGTACGGAGTACCAGTCCAGCATCCACCAGCCCCGATTCGAATTCCTTTTCTGCCTATTATCAGATACAAAACACGCCTTTTTCCATCAATAATTTTGTTGAAACGGCCACTTATTGCACCGGAGGAAGCTATGTTTTAAAAATAGATACTCCCGGGACAGCTACCAATGATTCCCCATTAAAGTATCCTTCGTTGACCTATAATTGGTTTAGGGATAACGGTAATTCAGTTCCTCCAACATTATTGGCAAGTGCCAGTACCGGTAGTTATACAGTAACCCAACCCGGAAAATATTATGTAGAGACCAATTATGGTTCTTGTACTTCCTATTCTTATTCTAACAGGGTGACCGTTTCTGAGTCCACCGCACAAGCTTCAACCATAACTTCCAGCAAAGGAAATCCCTTTTGCGCTTCCGAAGGTCCTACAACACTCAGTACACAAACCGCTAATAGCTATCAATGGTTCCTTAATGATGTGAAAATTGAGGGAGCAACTGCGAGTACTTATCAAGCTACTAAAGCAGGCTTATATGTTGTAAAAGTAGATTTTGGAGGATGTACTACTGATGCATCGATTAATTTACAGGAAATTCAATTTTCGAGTGCTATCAATATTTCAGGAACCAATACAATAAAGGAAGGCGAAATAAAAACAGTAATCACAACAACAACTGCCGAAAATCCTGCTTATCAGTGGTATTTAAACGATGTAGTAATTGAAGGAGCCAATGGCGCCACTTTTGATGCGACAGCGGCAGGGGATTATAAGGTTGTTATTAGCCAGACTACGGCTTGTATTGCCTCTGATGAATTTCTTTTCACTATAAAGTACCCTATCGTTGATCCAGATGTCGTTTTGATTCCTAATTTGATAAGTCCAAACGGGGATGGGATAAATGATACTTGGGTGATTCCTCAGGAATATTTAAGCGGCACAAATACCGAAGTACTGTTGATGAGTTCTACAGGTGAACAAATATTTAAAACAAATGATTATCAAAATAATTGGCCTGAGAATATGGTGGATTTTAAAAATGTAAATCCGGTCTATTATTATATCATTACTACGCAGGATAAAAAAGTGAAGAAAGGTTCCATAACGGTAATAAAATAATATGAAGAAAATTTTACTTTTATTTACTTTATTTTATGGCGTTTCTTCCGCACTTTATTCTCAGACAACAACAGCTGAAGATGGAGTGGTTTCGTTTGCATTACCCGTTCGAAATTCATTAAAATTCAATAAATTTATTATTAATCCCACCTTTAGTTTTGTTAGGGAACAAAGCACTTTTGTCAGTTTTTATAATAAAAGACAATGGGTACAATTTGATAATGCACCCCAAACGTATTTGTTTAGCTATGCCGGTAGGTTGAGTGAGACCCAAGGAATCGCCGTTGGATTGTTTCAGCAGAATTATGGTGTTTTTACCACCTTTGGAGCGGTTACTAATTTCGCTCAAAATGTAGAATTAGATCAAGACAGCAATCTTACTTTTGGCTTGAATTTAGGCTTTTATAAAAGCGGTTTCAATAGCGGTAAAGTAATTACAAACTACCCAGATCCTTCTTTAGATAATATTCCTTCTAATTTTCTTTTTGCCGCAAATCCCGGAATCAATTATGGGACGGCCTTTCTTGATTTTGGAATATCGCTAAATAATTTGTTTTTATACAATTTAAAAACATCGCAACTGATTCAAGATGATCCTGAAAAAAGCATCGAATTGCATCTGATGCACACGGGTTATTTGGACAGCTATGGTTTTTTTGATAAAAGTAAATTTTCGGCTTTAGTAAAAACAGAACTAAAGAAAGAGAAAACGGTTGTTTCAGGCTTAATGATGTTTACTATTCCAAGTGGTGTTTGGGCTCAAGCGGGTTATAATACTTTATATGGAGCTTCGGCTGGTTTAGGATTGAATATTACACCTAAAATTTCCGTTGAATATAATTTTGAAAAGGCTACAGGCAATTTATCAAATTTTGGATCTTCTCATGAAATTACACTTGCCTATAATTTTACGAGTAAGAACAATTATTATGGCGATGAGGAAGAAGAAGGGGCATTATTTGTTCCGGATTTGAGTCCAAAATCGGTAAAACCTAAAAATACAACCCCTTATGTCGATGCTAAAACTAGGGCAGCTAATGCCCAAGCGAAGCTAGCAGCCGAAGCTAAAGCAAAAGCCGATGCACTGGCACAGGCTAAACTGGCTGCTGATGCCAAAATTAAAGCCGATGCGGAAGCGAAAGCCAAATTAGCAGATACGAAAGCGAAAGCCGACGCACTGGCACAGGCCAAACTCGATGCTGATGCGAAATTAAAAGCAGATGCAGCAGCCCAAGCGAAGCTAGCAGCAGATGCGAAAGCGAAAGCCGACGCACTGGCACAGGCCAAACTCGATGCAGATGCGAAAGCGAAAGCCGAAGCGCTGGCACAGGCCAAACTGGCTGCTGACGCGAAGTTAAAAGCAGAAGAAGACGCCCAAGCCAAATTAGCAGCAGATGCTAAGGCAAAAGTCGATGTACTGGCACAGGCCAAACAGGCTGCTGATGCGAAATTAAAAGCAGAAGCAGACGCCCAAGCAAAATTAGCTGCCGAAGCTAAGGCGAAAGCCGATGCACTGGCACAGGCCAAACTCGATGCTGATGCGAAATTAAAAGCAGAAGCAGACGCCCAAGCCAAATTAGCTGCCGAAGCTAAGGCGAAAGCCGAAGCGCTGGCACAGGCCAAACTGGCTGCTGATGCGAAGTTAAAAGCAGAAGCAGACGCCCAAGCCAAATTAGCTGCCGAAGCTAAGGCAAAAGCCGATGCATTAGCTCAAGCTAAATTAGCTGCTGATGCGAAATTAAAAGCAGAAGCAGAAGCAGAGGCTCAAGCCAAACTCGCTGAAGAGCCTAAGGATGATAATGCCAGGGAAATGAAAAATTTAACCCAATTTATTGAGGAGTCCAAAAAGACGCAACAAGAACTATTAGAAAGGCTTGATGTTACGGTAGCAGATAGGGAAAAAGACCTGAAGGACTTAAAAGAGGAAAATGATTTAAGCGATAAAGGTATTTTTAAAGAACCTAAGCCGTTTAAGAGTGTTTCTGCCCAAAATAATGCCTTACTTTCATTAGAGTTTGAAATAGAAGAACTAAATAAAATGCAAAATAGCAAGATTGCTAGTTTGGAAAGTTTGTATAAAGAGCGACTTAAGAAAAGCAATAAAAACGATCCAACGGTTCAATTCTATTTAAAAACGATTGAAACTTTGAAATTAGATCAAACGAAAGCAATACAAAAGAATACGAATTTGCTTTCATCATTGGAGAAAATTAAAGAAGGTATAGAGATTGAGAAAAAACGCCGAATTAAGCGAGCCTCTTTCGAGAATGATCAAGGCAAATATTTGAATGATGTAGCAACATTGAAACGTATCAAAGAATCGACTCCGCTTAGTAAAGAAATTTTTAAACCTGAAGATTTTGATTATGGTGATGAGCAGTCTAATATGCAGATTGTAAAGAATGTACAGAATGTGGATGGAGGTTATTATCTGGTACTGGCTGTACATAGTGATGTTGCGAAGAGAGATGCATTTTTGACCAAAGTAGTGGCAGCTGGCGAACGAAATATTAATTTCTTCTATGATGTAAATACCAGTAAATATTTTATTTACGACACTAAATTTGATTCTATCGAAGAAGCTAAAAAAGCATTGGAATCTAGCGGAAGTAAACCATACAACGGTAAAATGGTAATGGTAAGAGTGGAGAATTAAGCTAAGAATAAAACTATAAAAACAAATAAATTCCTCAGTATTACAAAATGTAAGCGGAGAGCTAGTTAATAATATTAAAGGACGAATGCTTTCTTAATCTTGGTGCCCCTTCTTAAGAAACCATAAGTCAAACCAGAATAACCATGAAAAAACCTACTTTTTTTAAAGCAGCTCTTGTTGTTTTAATGATTTTACTGCATTTTGGTTCTTATGCCCAAACCTATAAGCCTTTTTCGATAAGAAAAAATATAGAGATAAGAGGAAAAATGATTGTGGCTGGGAATAATATCCTAGGCCAAGACAAGATCCTTCCTTTTAACAACAACACAAAATCTAACCAAGATATTGATATGAAATATATCAATATTGATAATGGAGCAACCCCAGGTATTTTTAGTTCCAGTAGTGCTGATCTAATAGTACCAAAACAAGCAAACGGTAGCACCACCAGTTGTTATAAAGTTGCCTATGCCGCCTTGTATTGGGGAGCTATGTTACAGAGCGGGAGTAGAACAGATATAAAAAAAGTAAAATTAAAATTACCTGGAGCAACTACCTATAATAATATTATTGGTGAGGAAGTTTATGATGCAATTAATGATCCAATCAAATCTTTTAATAGTGAAAATCCGAACACGCCTTATGCTTGTTATGCAGATGTGACCGATTTGTTAGGTAGTTTGTCCGATCTAAACGGAACCTATACTGTTGCTAACGTAATTGCAAGTGAAGGTTCTAATGGGTCAACAGGATTGTCCGCAGGTTGGACACTTTTTGTGGTTTATGAAGACCCT is a window of Flavobacterium acetivorans DNA encoding:
- a CDS encoding gliding motility-associated C-terminal domain-containing protein, with the protein product MPTIEKKCFFYFLFFVLSLANEGYAQITIGKSTLSFTQICADADYNTQVPILSTVTFSFSPQSALSSTNQFIVELSNATGSFSNPTTLVSSDVGAITKSPATLGFRIPTNIAGEGYMIRVRSTSPASTSPDSNSFSAYYQIQNTPFSINNFVETATYCTGGSYVLKIDTPGTATNDSPLKYPSLTYNWFRDNGNSVPPTLLASASTGSYTVTQPGKYYVETNYGSCTSYSYSNRVTVSESTAQASTITSSKGNPFCASEGPTTLSTQTANSYQWFLNDVKIEGATASTYQATKAGLYVVKVDFGGCTTDASINLQEIQFSSAINISGTNTIKEGEIKTVITTTTAENPAYQWYLNDVVIEGANGATFDATAAGDYKVVISQTTACIASDEFLFTIKYPIVDPDVVLIPNLISPNGDGINDTWVIPQEYLSGTNTEVLLMSSTGEQIFKTNDYQNNWPENMVDFKNVNPVYYYIITTQDKKVKKGSITVIK
- a CDS encoding PorP/SprF family type IX secretion system membrane protein, with protein sequence MKKILLLFTLFYGVSSALYSQTTTAEDGVVSFALPVRNSLKFNKFIINPTFSFVREQSTFVSFYNKRQWVQFDNAPQTYLFSYAGRLSETQGIAVGLFQQNYGVFTTFGAVTNFAQNVELDQDSNLTFGLNLGFYKSGFNSGKVITNYPDPSLDNIPSNFLFAANPGINYGTAFLDFGISLNNLFLYNLKTSQLIQDDPEKSIELHLMHTGYLDSYGFFDKSKFSALVKTELKKEKTVVSGLMMFTIPSGVWAQAGYNTLYGASAGLGLNITPKISVEYNFEKATGNLSNFGSSHEITLAYNFTSKNNYYGDEEEEGALFVPDLSPKSVKPKNTTPYVDAKTRAANAQAKLAAEAKAKADALAQAKLAADAKIKADAEAKAKLADTKAKADALAQAKLDADAKLKADAAAQAKLAADAKAKADALAQAKLDADAKAKAEALAQAKLAADAKLKAEEDAQAKLAADAKAKVDVLAQAKQAADAKLKAEADAQAKLAAEAKAKADALAQAKLDADAKLKAEADAQAKLAAEAKAKAEALAQAKLAADAKLKAEADAQAKLAAEAKAKADALAQAKLAADAKLKAEAEAEAQAKLAEEPKDDNAREMKNLTQFIEESKKTQQELLERLDVTVADREKDLKDLKEENDLSDKGIFKEPKPFKSVSAQNNALLSLEFEIEELNKMQNSKIASLESLYKERLKKSNKNDPTVQFYLKTIETLKLDQTKAIQKNTNLLSSLEKIKEGIEIEKKRRIKRASFENDQGKYLNDVATLKRIKESTPLSKEIFKPEDFDYGDEQSNMQIVKNVQNVDGGYYLVLAVHSDVAKRDAFLTKVVAAGERNINFFYDVNTSKYFIYDTKFDSIEEAKKALESSGSKPYNGKMVMVRVEN